The following proteins come from a genomic window of Chryseobacterium glaciei:
- a CDS encoding SDR family oxidoreductase → MKKLNESVTIITGASSGIGAATALKLAKAGTSIVLVSRADDKIEKVKQQIKDEGGKAEIFIADVTDIDQMNAMVAFTIEKFGRVDNLINNAGLMLFSQWKDIAIDEWNAMIDINIKGYLNAIAAVLPKLLEQKSGHILNMGSVAGINIGASAGIYHGTKFFVRAITESLRKEVSVHKGIKISLISPGVINTGWADKVTNKEGAEIAAELNKQAIEPYDIANAVLFAFEQPDNVNVNDIVISPTLQDW, encoded by the coding sequence ATGAAAAAATTAAATGAATCTGTAACCATTATTACCGGAGCATCTTCAGGAATTGGTGCAGCAACAGCATTAAAATTAGCTAAAGCAGGAACCAGCATTGTTTTGGTATCCAGAGCTGATGATAAAATTGAAAAAGTAAAACAGCAAATCAAAGATGAGGGAGGTAAAGCCGAGATATTTATTGCTGACGTAACAGACATTGACCAAATGAATGCAATGGTAGCCTTTACTATTGAGAAGTTCGGAAGGGTAGATAATTTGATTAACAATGCAGGGTTAATGTTGTTTTCACAATGGAAAGATATAGCAATTGACGAGTGGAATGCAATGATCGACATTAATATTAAAGGCTATTTAAATGCTATCGCAGCAGTTCTTCCCAAATTATTGGAGCAGAAATCAGGTCATATTCTGAATATGGGATCCGTTGCAGGAATCAATATTGGTGCGAGTGCAGGTATCTACCACGGAACCAAATTTTTTGTACGAGCAATCACTGAAAGTTTAAGAAAAGAAGTCTCTGTTCATAAAGGAATTAAAATTAGCCTAATTAGCCCCGGAGTAATCAATACAGGATGGGCAGATAAAGTGACCAACAAAGAAGGAGCAGAAATCGCGGCAGAGTTGAACAAGCAGGCTATTGAACCGTATGACATCGCAAATGCGGTTTTGTTTGCTTTTGAACAGCCGGATAATGTCAATGTAAACGATATAGTGATCAGCCCAACTCTGCAAGACTGGTAA
- a CDS encoding NADH-dependent flavin oxidoreductase: MNKYNKLFSPLSFDKGISLKNRIVMSPMTTWASNEDFTISDEEVEYYRKRVNGVGLVITGCTHVMANGIGFTHEFAGYDDTFLPSLKKLADAAKSGGAPAILQMFHAGNKAIPGLIPNGEVVSASAISSGPILLSDKENLPKELTENEILEIIKAFGETTRRAIEAGFDGVEIHGAHGFLLQNFISPFFNQRNDQWGGSVENRLRLSLEILREVKNVISKYADRPFLIGYRISPEEMPQQTYGLPDTFVLMDQLIKEDIDYLHFSLLDAVNQKPIDSEFSDEPISVVLNNYVNNRVPVLVAGSVTTPVMAEQVIDYDVSMVAIGRTLIINPNWVELVESGEEEKIDSNLKLDTVEDKKIPKKLLAIFETLKGWVPIKS; the protein is encoded by the coding sequence ATGAATAAATACAATAAGCTATTTTCTCCCTTATCATTTGATAAAGGAATTAGTTTAAAAAACAGAATTGTGATGTCGCCAATGACCACTTGGGCATCTAATGAGGATTTTACCATATCTGATGAAGAAGTCGAATATTACCGTAAAAGGGTAAATGGGGTAGGATTGGTGATTACAGGATGTACTCACGTAATGGCCAATGGAATTGGTTTTACCCATGAATTTGCAGGATATGATGACACCTTTCTTCCAAGTCTGAAAAAGCTGGCGGATGCTGCCAAAAGTGGCGGAGCACCCGCAATTTTACAAATGTTTCATGCAGGTAATAAAGCGATTCCGGGTCTTATTCCAAATGGCGAAGTGGTTAGCGCTAGCGCTATTTCCAGCGGACCGATACTGCTTTCTGATAAAGAAAATCTTCCGAAAGAATTAACTGAAAATGAAATTTTAGAAATCATCAAAGCATTTGGAGAAACTACCAGAAGAGCAATCGAAGCAGGTTTTGACGGGGTTGAAATTCACGGGGCACACGGATTTTTGCTTCAAAATTTTATCTCGCCTTTTTTTAATCAAAGAAATGACCAATGGGGAGGTTCTGTGGAAAATCGTTTAAGACTTAGCCTGGAAATTTTAAGAGAGGTGAAAAATGTAATTTCAAAATATGCTGATCGTCCTTTTTTAATAGGGTACAGAATTTCACCTGAAGAAATGCCTCAACAAACCTATGGACTTCCGGATACTTTTGTTTTAATGGATCAGTTGATTAAAGAAGACATCGATTACTTACATTTTTCTCTGCTCGACGCTGTCAATCAGAAACCAATTGATTCAGAATTTTCAGATGAACCAATATCAGTTGTTTTAAACAATTATGTTAACAACAGGGTTCCTGTTCTTGTTGCTGGAAGTGTTACAACACCTGTGATGGCCGAACAGGTTATAGATTATGATGTTTCTATGGTGGCTATAGGAAGAACTTTAATTATCAATCCAAATTGGGTAGAATTAGTTGAAAGTGGGGAAGAAGAAAAAATAGATTCAAATCTTAAACTTGATACAGTAGAAGATAAGAAGATCCCCAAGAAAT
- a CDS encoding putative quinol monooxygenase, translating into MSIYLTVVVKAKPEHRQEIKTLLYSLPELSMKEDACIEYDVHQSIDDENTFILNEKWENLDGLNLHNEQSYSKEFFASFDKLQEHPIIYRSK; encoded by the coding sequence ATGAGTATTTACTTAACCGTTGTTGTAAAGGCAAAGCCTGAGCATCGGCAAGAAATCAAAACCCTTTTATACAGTCTTCCGGAATTATCTATGAAAGAAGATGCCTGCATCGAATATGATGTTCACCAAAGTATTGATGATGAAAATACTTTTATCCTTAATGAAAAATGGGAAAATTTAGATGGCTTAAATCTCCATAATGAGCAATCGTATTCAAAGGAGTTTTTTGCATCATTTGATAAATTACAGGAACATCCAATTATTTATCGATCAAAGTAA